A part of Pseudanabaena yagii GIHE-NHR1 genomic DNA contains:
- a CDS encoding XisI protein codes for MATTDKTLDSWRKTLETLLQYYADLPYRYGDVNAYVVVSRDRNHFMLMREGWENSRRVHGCVVHGEIRNDKIWIHYDGIEDGITEELVAAGVPKDHIVLAFHPPQVRAHTGYALA; via the coding sequence ATGGCAACCACAGATAAAACCCTAGATTCATGGCGCAAAACCCTAGAAACTCTGCTCCAATATTATGCCGATCTTCCCTATCGCTATGGAGACGTGAATGCTTACGTTGTCGTTAGCCGCGATCGCAACCACTTCATGCTGATGCGCGAAGGATGGGAAAACAGTAGACGAGTACATGGATGCGTTGTTCATGGTGAAATTCGTAACGACAAAATCTGGATTCACTATGATGGTATCGAAGATGGCATTACTGAAGAACTGGTTGCCGCAGGAGTTCCCAAGGATCATATTGTCCTAGCTTTTCATCCGCCTCAAGTAAGAGCGCATACTGGATATGCTTTGGCGTAA
- a CDS encoding type II toxin-antitoxin system PemK/MazF family toxin — MQESKIILTPIPQSNGAIKNRPALVLRKMPKYQDLLVCGVSTQLKQYIPNFDEIISPNDADFELSGLTSPSVIRLSFLTVIPNKNVIGAIGNISIERYQRLIANLANYLTQNEHNFKQL, encoded by the coding sequence ATGCAAGAAAGTAAAATTATTCTTACCCCTATTCCACAATCCAATGGAGCCATCAAAAATCGTCCTGCACTAGTTCTCAGGAAAATGCCAAAATATCAAGATCTTTTAGTTTGTGGAGTAAGTACCCAACTAAAGCAATATATCCCTAATTTTGACGAAATCATTTCTCCTAATGATGCTGACTTTGAATTAAGCGGCTTAACTAGTCCTTCGGTCATCCGATTAAGCTTTCTAACCGTCATCCCTAATAAAAATGTAATTGGAGCGATCGGCAATATTTCCATAGAGAGATATCAACGCCTTATCGCAAACCTAGCTAACTATTTGACTCAAAATGAACACAACTTTAAGCAACTGTAA
- a CDS encoding flavin reductase family protein: protein MHIDPSTTSSQDNYKLLTNLVVPRPIAWVTTQNSEGVINLAPFSFFNAIGSNPLYLVISIGNKDDGSPKDTAANIIANREFVVNLVTEDLLSAMNISAANFPAEESELTAVGLHEAESKRVKVPRIAEAKASLECVLHSQQPLGAYNLIIGEVVMFHVDDSIIGDRYHIDGFTPIGRMGSPAYYCRTTDKFDLPRISYEQWQQENQIG, encoded by the coding sequence ATGCATATAGATCCCAGCACAACATCCTCCCAAGACAACTACAAACTATTAACAAATCTGGTAGTCCCCCGCCCGATCGCATGGGTAACCACCCAAAATAGCGAAGGAGTGATCAACCTTGCCCCCTTCAGTTTCTTTAACGCGATCGGTAGCAATCCCCTATACCTCGTCATCAGCATAGGCAACAAAGACGATGGCAGCCCAAAAGATACCGCCGCCAATATTATCGCTAATCGAGAATTTGTCGTTAATCTCGTAACAGAAGATTTATTAAGCGCGATGAACATCTCCGCCGCCAACTTCCCAGCCGAAGAGAGCGAACTCACCGCCGTTGGACTCCATGAAGCCGAATCGAAACGAGTCAAAGTTCCCCGCATCGCTGAAGCGAAAGCAAGTTTAGAATGTGTACTGCATAGCCAACAGCCATTAGGAGCCTACAATCTAATCATCGGTGAAGTCGTGATGTTTCATGTGGATGACAGCATCATTGGCGATCGCTACCATATAGATGGATTTACGCCCATCGGTAGAATGGGTTCACCTGCCTACTATTGTCGGACAACTGATAAATTCGACCTCCCACGCATTTCCTACGAGCAATGGCAACAAGAGAATCAAATCGGTTAA
- a CDS encoding plasmid mobilization protein — MTLSVRFTVRMTEDEKALLEEKASKLNVNSSEFVRCATFNYDPPSPQIQVASVDWKIYHLLGQVKFELNKIGTNVNQLAHDANLSVIMGSPMQSQLEELNEFSGCLNQLIGLMSEMRSQITDSTGVKPK, encoded by the coding sequence ATGACTTTATCCGTTAGATTTACGGTACGCATGACTGAAGATGAAAAAGCTTTATTGGAGGAAAAAGCAAGCAAACTGAATGTTAATTCAAGCGAATTTGTCCGATGTGCAACTTTTAACTACGATCCACCATCACCACAAATCCAAGTGGCTAGCGTTGACTGGAAGATATACCACCTGTTAGGGCAGGTTAAATTTGAGTTGAATAAAATTGGTACCAACGTTAACCAGTTAGCGCATGATGCCAATTTAAGCGTAATAATGGGGAGTCCCATGCAGTCACAACTTGAAGAACTAAATGAGTTCTCTGGCTGTCTCAATCAACTTATCGGCTTAATGTCCGAGATGAGATCTCAGATTACGGATAGTACAGGCGTAAAACCTAAGTAG
- a CDS encoding AAA family ATPase gives MKINIKKIIRENIFTDDFGNLSANNEISFDSKKFVVVYGPNGTGKTSLALVLNQDKQAEYTIEINSTTHTERETKVFHVINDQNGRNIIQGSTEDFILGDNIKREYELKRQLEEGFKHLFDLLVKELKDKYQIKTKSHNFEELVTDDRLKGYISDIANSKSKGKTIGRDDFLNYINSLEEIEIPPIREEKLALFISDYSKNNESIIKNFCSEVDLSLFTTEENIEKIEESDDAIHILKKYQHSNECIVCETQIETLTLIEKKAAQKRHFIENLTEHAKKIIEKIIQKNNDNDDLFGINSCLKEALKNCAVERLREVYEEINNYKKAYGILITNLFVNKVRESNLNAIFDEYNNLVQERPRFADEDIIFIEKFLNDCLDKRISLERDENENLKLLFGGREFLNEERKSLMLSNGEQNFLSLAFELLKAKKVSEDFIILDDPISSFDSIYKNKIAYSILQILDSKKTIILTHNTDLIKLLEHQRKNCFNLYFLNNTNGEENGFIFINQHEQKIILYLHEFINLLRGDIKQYIINERAFLIAIVPFMRGYCQIIGNTTLKNELTKLMHGYNNNIVNIASIYNDLFETDVIENDYSISAMDVISYDVDGVETILKVDRFPLLNKTLMHTLTYLFLRLSVEKKLVDKFSINTNRHNMLTNIITASFPRGSNNLSDTENRVFFLSRKTLLNEFNHFEMDMNIFQPAIDITNKNLKKEKEEILEKLNNL, from the coding sequence ATGAAAATAAACATCAAAAAAATTATTAGAGAGAATATATTTACTGATGATTTCGGAAATTTATCAGCAAATAATGAAATATCATTTGATTCAAAGAAATTTGTTGTTGTATATGGTCCCAACGGTACAGGAAAAACCAGTCTAGCACTTGTATTGAATCAGGATAAACAAGCCGAGTACACTATTGAAATTAACAGCACAACACACACTGAGAGAGAGACAAAGGTATTTCATGTTATAAATGACCAAAATGGTCGCAACATAATTCAGGGAAGTACGGAAGATTTTATTCTTGGTGACAACATAAAAAGAGAATACGAACTTAAAAGGCAACTTGAAGAAGGATTTAAGCATCTTTTCGACTTATTAGTAAAAGAATTAAAAGACAAATATCAAATTAAGACTAAGAGTCATAATTTTGAGGAGCTAGTAACGGACGATAGACTAAAGGGATATATTTCAGATATTGCTAATTCAAAATCAAAAGGTAAAACTATTGGTCGAGATGATTTCCTAAATTATATTAATAGTCTTGAAGAAATTGAAATCCCACCAATTAGGGAAGAAAAACTAGCATTGTTTATCAGTGACTATAGTAAAAATAATGAATCAATCATTAAAAATTTTTGTTCAGAAGTTGATTTGTCTTTATTTACAACAGAAGAAAATATTGAAAAAATAGAAGAAAGTGACGATGCAATTCACATTCTCAAAAAGTACCAACACTCAAATGAATGTATCGTTTGCGAAACACAAATTGAAACACTAACGCTTATTGAGAAAAAGGCTGCACAAAAGAGGCATTTTATTGAAAATTTAACTGAACACGCAAAAAAAATCATCGAAAAAATCATTCAAAAAAATAATGATAATGATGATTTATTTGGAATTAATTCATGTTTAAAAGAAGCGTTAAAAAACTGTGCAGTCGAAAGATTAAGAGAGGTATATGAAGAAATTAATAACTACAAGAAAGCATATGGAATATTAATCACCAACTTATTTGTTAATAAAGTAAGAGAAAGCAATCTCAATGCCATTTTTGATGAATACAACAATCTTGTACAAGAAAGACCAAGATTTGCAGATGAAGACATTATCTTTATTGAGAAGTTTCTGAATGATTGTCTCGATAAAAGAATCTCGTTAGAAAGGGATGAAAATGAAAATTTGAAATTACTTTTTGGAGGTAGAGAATTTCTAAATGAGGAACGCAAATCTTTAATGTTAAGTAATGGAGAACAAAACTTTCTTTCTCTTGCATTTGAGTTATTGAAAGCCAAAAAAGTTTCCGAAGACTTTATCATTCTTGATGATCCAATTTCTAGCTTTGATTCAATATATAAAAATAAAATTGCATATTCTATTCTGCAAATTCTTGATTCTAAGAAGACTATAATCTTGACACATAATACTGATTTAATAAAGCTCTTAGAACATCAACGAAAAAATTGTTTTAATTTATACTTTTTAAACAATACAAATGGTGAAGAAAATGGTTTCATTTTTATTAATCAACACGAGCAAAAAATTATATTATATTTACATGAGTTTATCAACTTATTAAGAGGTGATATTAAACAATATATTATCAATGAACGTGCATTTCTAATTGCAATTGTCCCCTTCATGCGTGGTTACTGTCAAATAATTGGAAATACTACACTAAAAAATGAACTGACCAAACTTATGCACGGATACAACAATAACATTGTTAACATTGCAAGTATATATAATGATCTGTTTGAAACAGATGTGATTGAAAACGATTATAGTATTTCAGCAATGGATGTTATTTCCTATGACGTAGATGGTGTTGAAACAATCTTAAAAGTTGATAGATTTCCTTTGCTAAACAAAACATTAATGCATACCTTAACATATTTATTTTTAAGACTTTCAGTAGAAAAGAAACTTGTCGATAAGTTCTCAATAAATACTAATAGGCACAATATGTTGACTAATATTATTACTGCCTCATTTCCAAGAGGTTCAAATAATCTGTCTGACACAGAAAATCGTGTATTCTTTCTTTCCAGAAAAACACTACTCAATGAGTTCAATCATTTTGAAATGGATATGAATATTTTTCAACCAGCAATTGATATTACTAATAAAAACCTAAAAAAAGAAAAAGAGGAGATACTGGAAAAGCTGAACAATTTGTAG
- a CDS encoding aldo/keto reductase — MKTRKLGNQGLEVSELGLGCMGMSEFYGSGDEQEAIATIHHALDLGVNFLDAADMYGPFTNEKLVGRAIKDRRDRVILATKFGNVRSAEGGWLGINGKPEYVRQSCDASLQRLGVDVIDLYYQHRVDITVPIEETVGAMAELVQQGKVRYLGLSEAAPATIRRAQAIHSISALQTEYSLWSRDPEDEILPTLRELGIGFVPYSPLGRGFLTGAIASPDDFAPDDFRRRSPRFQGENFAKNLELVEQVKAIANEKGITAGQLALAWLLAQGDDIVPIPGTKRRKYLEENIGAATVTLTAEDIHRINAVAPQGIAAGDRYPVQSMSALNR, encoded by the coding sequence ATGAAAACCAGAAAACTAGGCAATCAAGGACTAGAAGTATCCGAACTGGGACTCGGCTGTATGGGAATGTCTGAGTTTTATGGCAGTGGGGATGAACAAGAAGCGATCGCCACAATTCACCATGCTCTTGACCTCGGTGTGAACTTTCTCGATGCCGCCGATATGTACGGTCCCTTCACCAACGAAAAGCTAGTCGGTCGAGCCATCAAGGATCGCCGAGATCGCGTCATTCTCGCCACTAAATTCGGTAATGTCCGTAGTGCTGAAGGAGGATGGCTCGGTATTAACGGGAAACCAGAATATGTGAGACAGTCTTGTGATGCGTCACTACAGCGCTTAGGAGTAGATGTCATCGACCTCTACTATCAACACCGTGTTGACATAACCGTACCCATTGAAGAAACCGTTGGCGCAATGGCAGAACTAGTCCAACAAGGGAAAGTCCGATATCTAGGGCTATCCGAAGCCGCCCCCGCTACAATCCGCCGCGCTCAAGCAATCCATTCTATTTCTGCTCTACAAACAGAATATTCCCTATGGAGTCGAGATCCTGAAGATGAGATCCTACCAACATTGCGAGAATTAGGAATTGGCTTTGTACCCTATAGTCCCTTAGGTAGAGGATTCCTCACAGGAGCGATCGCTAGTCCTGATGATTTTGCTCCCGATGACTTTCGGCGGAGATCGCCACGCTTTCAAGGCGAGAACTTTGCCAAGAATCTCGAATTAGTAGAACAGGTAAAAGCGATCGCTAATGAAAAAGGAATCACCGCAGGACAGTTAGCCCTAGCATGGCTCTTGGCTCAAGGCGATGATATTGTGCCAATCCCTGGAACCAAACGCCGTAAATATCTCGAAGAAAATATCGGTGCGGCTACAGTGACTTTGACTGCTGAAGATATCCATCGCATTAATGCCGTAGCACCTCAAGGTATTGCCGCAGGCGATCGCTATCCTGTCCAAAGTATGAGTGCGCTCAATCGTTAA
- a CDS encoding ATP-binding protein produces MTTYPFYNPFADNGKIIYGEQFVGRQNILRTIQQIVIDSPRPGNLAIVGAPRIGKSSLAYHALIYPQQLLIEKRILSFRINLPDVNNHEQLFREFIKSSLETIEDTDLSNNAILLQGLRILETEFHWLDLQNEVRKFFKKIKRVGWRVVIVIDEFDEARHIFSDGVGFQALRELAYQPEWSVSLVTLSRRSLTEICNHCRVDISNLPGIFKDEYLQCFDQEELVHLLQKFNLINLEVSPELFEFIWINTGGHPYLASALAFELSKSWLDNKALDLDKALQISVSEFLKYYDDLVNILKEDGSLDKLLEIIFGPVITATKVDAERLVKYGLIQTSIDGYYTGFSSHFTDYLRLVERSVELWVLWRETEKYLRLVITEVMENEYQTNDWVSKLEISRPKLKTMLEQCYQAQEKERKSFGGRASGNILDFTYPMNLYDIIAAHWNQFEPILKQNKNYWSLCFQLLAKVRNPMAHIRDQVIETHERQKAEGYCRELLHLLKR; encoded by the coding sequence ATGACTACCTATCCTTTTTACAATCCATTTGCTGACAACGGTAAAATTATTTATGGAGAGCAATTTGTCGGTCGTCAAAATATATTAAGAACTATTCAGCAAATTGTTATTGATTCTCCTAGACCTGGTAATTTAGCAATTGTAGGCGCTCCTAGAATTGGAAAATCTAGTCTTGCTTATCATGCGCTGATTTATCCACAACAGTTATTAATCGAAAAACGTATTTTATCGTTTAGAATTAACTTGCCTGATGTCAACAATCATGAGCAATTGTTTCGTGAATTCATCAAATCATCTCTAGAAACTATAGAAGATACTGATTTATCTAATAATGCAATACTTTTGCAAGGGTTGAGAATTTTGGAAACAGAATTCCATTGGTTAGATCTGCAAAATGAGGTGCGAAAGTTCTTTAAAAAAATTAAGCGTGTTGGTTGGCGTGTTGTTATAGTGATTGATGAGTTTGATGAGGCTCGTCATATTTTCTCTGATGGAGTAGGATTTCAGGCATTGAGAGAGCTAGCATATCAACCAGAATGGAGTGTAAGCCTAGTTACTTTGTCAAGAAGATCATTAACAGAAATCTGCAATCACTGTAGAGTAGATATATCAAACCTTCCTGGTATTTTTAAAGATGAATATCTTCAATGCTTTGATCAAGAGGAATTAGTACATCTACTACAAAAATTTAATTTGATAAATCTTGAAGTTAGTCCTGAACTTTTTGAATTTATATGGATTAATACAGGTGGACATCCATATTTAGCCTCGGCTCTGGCTTTTGAACTTTCTAAATCTTGGTTAGACAACAAAGCTTTAGATTTAGATAAGGCACTTCAAATATCAGTCTCTGAGTTTTTAAAATATTATGATGACTTAGTTAACATTCTCAAGGAAGATGGCTCTCTCGATAAGTTACTTGAGATTATATTTGGTCCTGTCATTACAGCGACAAAAGTTGACGCTGAGAGACTAGTTAAGTATGGTCTTATTCAAACTTCTATTGATGGCTATTATACTGGATTCTCTTCTCATTTTACAGATTATCTGCGATTAGTTGAGAGGTCAGTTGAACTATGGGTTCTTTGGAGAGAAACTGAAAAATACTTGCGCTTAGTAATTACTGAGGTAATGGAAAATGAGTATCAAACAAACGATTGGGTGTCAAAATTGGAGATTAGTCGTCCGAAATTAAAGACAATGTTAGAACAATGTTATCAGGCTCAGGAGAAGGAAAGGAAAAGTTTTGGTGGGCGTGCTTCAGGAAATATTTTAGATTTTACTTATCCAATGAATCTGTATGACATTATTGCAGCACACTGGAATCAATTTGAACCAATTTTAAAGCAAAACAAAAATTACTGGTCTTTATGTTTTCAACTTCTTGCCAAAGTTAGGAATCCTATGGCTCATATTCGTGATCAAGTTATAGAAACACACGAAAGACAGAAAGCTGAAGGTTATTGCAGAGAACTACTTCACCTACTAAAGCGTTAG
- a CDS encoding DUF6753 family protein — translation MNSDPLHKTYLDIAIHDYDPVVKAKIYEIVAKSGIPQNDPYIAIFLSNAQVAATVATAPNLLQSALAKGFDVGIQKFRDFLATLRETAVKEQEVAISQAIANIIKNKQHQESQGYWRAISLPFIGFCAGMLMIGLAAGLVSGLAIAKLFLPTPSLNAQSARDLEWVASDNGKLARNLVDWNQDILKTCLRDQQNLKEALIILNGKYVTKGLCALWVLPETQRVYEDRR, via the coding sequence ATGAATAGCGATCCCTTGCACAAAACCTATCTGGATATTGCCATCCATGACTATGATCCCGTGGTCAAAGCCAAAATCTACGAGATTGTGGCTAAGTCTGGCATTCCCCAGAACGATCCTTACATTGCGATTTTCTTGTCTAATGCCCAAGTTGCGGCAACGGTTGCCACTGCGCCAAATCTACTCCAAAGTGCCTTAGCTAAAGGCTTCGATGTTGGTATCCAAAAGTTCCGCGACTTTCTGGCAACTTTGCGCGAGACTGCGGTTAAGGAGCAAGAGGTGGCGATTAGTCAGGCGATCGCGAATATCATCAAAAACAAACAGCATCAGGAATCCCAAGGATATTGGCGGGCGATTAGCTTACCTTTCATTGGTTTCTGTGCAGGGATGTTGATGATTGGCTTAGCGGCGGGTCTGGTTTCGGGCTTGGCGATCGCGAAACTGTTTTTACCTACACCCAGTCTAAATGCCCAATCCGCTAGGGATTTGGAGTGGGTGGCAAGTGACAACGGCAAACTAGCTAGGAATCTCGTGGACTGGAATCAGGATATTTTGAAAACCTGCCTTCGGGATCAGCAAAACCTCAAGGAAGCTTTAATTATTCTCAATGGCAAGTATGTGACTAAAGGTTTATGCGCCCTATGGGTATTGCCTGAAACCCAGAGAGTCTATGAGGATCGCCGTTAA
- a CDS encoding P-loop NTPase family protein, which translates to MANINLIDGEKGGVGKSWVARTMLQYLTDNKISFTSIETDRSNPTVLDIYKESKTAVFSENEKMADVADAIFEYALKKTVVVNLPAQAHRAVAKWIDTKGLLDLGKEHDVTFIKWFVSDGESDSIKLFTESLEHYQGYITHVFIKNWGRCDEWDYFKAHEEIQKAIAEYNVAVIDFPKLSDGRRIEINAKHLTFEDASNYSEFGLIGRNQIKTYLREAYKAFESTGLLAKTKQPQGLKA; encoded by the coding sequence ATGGCAAATATCAACCTGATCGATGGGGAAAAAGGTGGTGTAGGCAAAAGCTGGGTCGCACGCACCATGTTGCAATACCTGACCGATAACAAAATTTCTTTCACCAGTATTGAAACAGATCGCAGTAACCCAACTGTCCTCGATATATACAAAGAATCTAAAACTGCTGTTTTCTCAGAAAATGAAAAAATGGCTGATGTCGCTGATGCCATTTTTGAATATGCACTCAAGAAAACGGTTGTCGTCAATTTACCCGCTCAGGCTCACCGAGCAGTGGCGAAATGGATTGACACCAAAGGATTACTAGATTTGGGTAAGGAACATGACGTGACATTTATCAAGTGGTTTGTCAGTGACGGTGAAAGTGACTCAATTAAGCTATTCACTGAGTCGCTAGAACATTATCAAGGCTATATCACCCATGTGTTTATCAAAAATTGGGGGCGCTGCGATGAATGGGATTACTTCAAAGCTCACGAAGAGATCCAGAAAGCGATCGCTGAATACAACGTTGCTGTGATTGACTTTCCCAAGTTGAGTGATGGTAGGCGAATCGAAATTAATGCTAAGCATCTTACTTTCGAGGATGCTTCAAATTACTCTGAATTTGGACTCATTGGCAGAAATCAAATCAAAACATATTTACGTGAAGCATACAAAGCTTTTGAGTCCACTGGGCTTCTCGCCAAAACCAAACAACCACAGGGATTGAAAGCCTAG
- a CDS encoding MurR/RpiR family transcriptional regulator, protein MSKQNLENNHSPKILPQVAEYIRLYTEANYPIRDIAKQCKTSVSTVYNAMVAAGFTEFRSKHSRASHTRMSMEQQAIALYQSGLTRSAIVQKLNVAARTLNKILEKHNIPIRRGIDPVTSANRAAQYNKAYNDYNLTLRETAELFGISHPIVLQELKRNGYPIRQSVDSKNRLKLRLKHKLGGIAGLAVPKLTPRQRERRQILLRIRQRQEDKLKQKRLEGYTRAQEYWQLVCEGGLDFDQVGAMFGVTGKTVERIIKRNGIDIKELSRKEKAEAFKEDAVIAKQYWDLYNQPMSLENVGKLFGLSDSTIRLVLLKHGYEIRKRGRLFNTAPTIRKPKNPKKSKVVVVSEESVVATSNALDFLAPNTPNLPNTKVKKST, encoded by the coding sequence ATGAGCAAACAGAACCTAGAGAATAATCATAGTCCAAAGATTCTGCCACAAGTGGCTGAATATATCCGACTGTATACCGAAGCGAACTATCCGATTCGAGATATTGCCAAACAATGCAAAACATCAGTCTCCACCGTATACAACGCAATGGTCGCCGCAGGATTTACAGAATTTAGATCGAAACACTCACGCGCCAGCCATACGAGAATGTCGATGGAGCAGCAGGCGATCGCCTTATACCAATCAGGACTAACGAGGTCAGCGATCGTCCAAAAATTAAATGTCGCCGCCAGAACCCTCAACAAAATCCTTGAAAAGCATAATATTCCCATTCGTCGGGGCATCGATCCCGTTACCTCAGCCAATCGCGCCGCCCAATACAACAAAGCCTACAACGATTACAACTTAACCCTGCGAGAAACCGCCGAGCTATTTGGTATCTCGCATCCGATCGTATTGCAGGAACTAAAGCGCAACGGCTACCCGATCCGACAAAGCGTAGACTCCAAAAACCGTTTGAAATTAAGACTAAAACATAAATTAGGCGGTATCGCAGGATTAGCCGTACCAAAACTGACCCCAAGGCAAAGAGAGCGCCGCCAGATTTTGCTACGAATCAGACAAAGGCAAGAAGATAAACTAAAGCAAAAACGATTGGAAGGCTATACCCGCGCCCAAGAATATTGGCAACTAGTCTGCGAGGGAGGACTAGACTTTGACCAAGTAGGCGCGATGTTTGGAGTCACAGGCAAAACCGTCGAACGGATCATTAAGCGCAATGGTATTGACATCAAAGAACTATCACGGAAAGAAAAAGCCGAAGCATTCAAGGAAGACGCTGTAATCGCCAAGCAATATTGGGATCTTTACAACCAGCCCATGAGCCTAGAAAATGTGGGCAAATTATTTGGCTTAAGCGATTCCACGATTAGGCTAGTGCTGCTCAAGCATGGCTACGAAATTCGTAAACGCGGACGATTATTCAACACTGCGCCCACCATAAGGAAACCCAAAAACCCTAAAAAGTCCAAGGTGGTAGTAGTATCAGAAGAAAGTGTCGTTGCAACTTCAAACGCTTTAGACTTTTTAGCACCGAATACACCGAATTTGCCTAATACAAAAGTCAAAAAATCTACTTAA
- a CDS encoding relaxase/mobilization nuclease domain-containing protein translates to MIGKIIKGSGFQGCLCYVMGKTGAAVIDTNMDGNNPYSLATEFSLSWQLRPKLGHTVCHIILSLSPDEHLNDVSWQKAIAQYLKEMGFTNNQYIAVKHTDQENHEHIHLVTSRVKMDGSVVSDSWDWIRSQDVIRKLEKDFELESVPSSWESDRQEQTKNQIENEKQTGKSTVKRQLADRIDLAITNTTALPDFIEQLNREGIEVKVDRDRKGKPKGIAYKFDGVSMAGSSVGKAYSLPRILKRLDNVSERGIQLSTSDFVSHISLVIREQVKAGMTMPQFVEQLRQSGVDAHVKYTRNKKVKGISYSFGDNSIQGNELGKEFSWGGLQKHLQVSYDPVRDMPIILEMQGANSKATSQESLPQVSEGLPDSLFAELALELERLRSLRLPNPIQPENVIENKLSITPEHEGMDKAHLVAALCHQLLNELGADNFGETGKNSYSIQRSGDALTVESLRGDRQIILQVKGQEIEFANLSEFDIQQFEQAWQYRSQAQQQSIDSQAKIG, encoded by the coding sequence ATGATTGGTAAAATTATTAAGGGAAGTGGCTTTCAAGGTTGTCTGTGTTATGTGATGGGGAAAACTGGCGCAGCGGTGATCGATACGAATATGGATGGAAATAATCCATATAGTCTAGCGACTGAGTTTTCTCTATCATGGCAACTGCGCCCTAAACTAGGGCATACAGTTTGCCACATAATCCTCAGTCTCAGTCCTGATGAGCATCTTAATGATGTTTCTTGGCAGAAGGCGATCGCGCAATATCTTAAAGAAATGGGATTCACTAACAATCAGTACATAGCTGTAAAGCATACTGACCAAGAAAATCACGAACATATTCATTTAGTAACCAGTCGAGTGAAGATGGATGGTTCCGTTGTCTCAGATAGCTGGGACTGGATTCGTAGCCAAGATGTAATCCGAAAATTGGAAAAAGACTTTGAATTAGAGTCAGTACCTTCAAGTTGGGAAAGCGATCGCCAAGAGCAAACTAAAAACCAGATTGAAAATGAGAAACAAACGGGCAAGTCTACAGTCAAGAGGCAACTTGCAGACAGGATTGACCTAGCCATAACGAACACCACAGCACTGCCAGATTTTATTGAGCAGTTAAATCGTGAAGGGATTGAAGTCAAGGTTGACCGAGATCGCAAGGGAAAACCTAAAGGTATTGCTTATAAATTCGATGGTGTGAGCATGGCTGGCTCAAGCGTAGGCAAGGCTTATTCATTGCCGCGTATTTTAAAACGGCTGGATAATGTTTCTGAGCGGGGAATCCAACTTAGTACTTCTGACTTTGTATCTCATATATCGCTGGTAATCAGGGAGCAAGTAAAAGCAGGAATGACCATGCCCCAGTTTGTTGAGCAGCTTCGACAATCAGGAGTGGATGCTCATGTCAAATACACCCGCAATAAGAAGGTTAAGGGTATTTCCTATAGTTTTGGAGATAACAGCATTCAAGGTAATGAATTGGGAAAAGAGTTTAGCTGGGGCGGACTCCAGAAGCATTTACAGGTAAGTTACGATCCAGTGCGGGATATGCCAATTATTCTGGAGATGCAGGGAGCTAATTCTAAGGCGACAAGTCAAGAATCTCTTCCTCAAGTATCCGAAGGACTACCAGATAGTTTATTTGCCGAGCTTGCGCTGGAACTAGAAAGACTGCGATCTCTACGATTACCCAACCCAATTCAGCCCGAGAATGTGATTGAGAATAAGCTCTCAATCACCCCAGAACATGAAGGCATGGATAAAGCTCATCTGGTCGCCGCGCTCTGCCATCAACTTCTTAATGAACTAGGGGCTGATAATTTTGGAGAAACGGGCAAGAATTCTTACAGTATCCAACGAAGTGGAGATGCTCTGACAGTTGAGAGTTTACGAGGCGATCGCCAGATCATCTTGCAGGTCAAGGGACAGGAAATTGAATTTGCCAATTTAAGCGAATTTGATATCCAACAATTTGAGCAGGCTTGGCAGTATCGATCTCAAGCACAGCAACAAAGTATTGACTCACAAGCCAAAATTGGATGA